A section of the Mycolicibacterium anyangense genome encodes:
- a CDS encoding GAP family protein: MWTTVLVLAIAVNFEPTRIGMIALMLTRRHPIRQLLIFMLSGVTLSASVGLLVLFVFHRGLFGPTNFNGSKIQIGIGIAVLVIAAILGSNIPLGRLARNPLAPPDPADEDGSADVPTTTTGRVAIRAKNIIHGESHWFSSFAGLGLAMPGVEYMALLALIIASNEPPAMQALALFVFLFLANVISAVPLVSYLIAPQRTAARVQAFNTWIRARTRWQAALVLGVVGTILLVAGIASL, encoded by the coding sequence ATGTGGACGACCGTGCTGGTGCTCGCCATCGCGGTCAATTTCGAACCGACCCGCATCGGCATGATCGCCCTGATGCTCACCCGGCGTCATCCCATCCGCCAGCTGCTGATCTTTATGCTGAGCGGCGTCACCCTCAGCGCCAGCGTCGGACTGCTCGTGCTGTTCGTGTTCCACCGCGGGCTGTTCGGGCCCACCAACTTCAACGGCTCCAAGATCCAGATCGGCATCGGGATCGCCGTTCTGGTGATCGCCGCGATCCTGGGCAGCAACATTCCACTCGGCCGCCTGGCGCGAAACCCGCTGGCTCCACCGGACCCGGCCGACGAGGACGGCTCGGCCGACGTCCCGACGACCACCACCGGCCGGGTGGCGATCCGCGCCAAGAACATCATTCACGGCGAATCACATTGGTTCTCCAGCTTTGCCGGCCTCGGGCTGGCCATGCCCGGCGTCGAATACATGGCGCTGCTGGCGCTGATCATCGCCTCCAACGAACCACCCGCGATGCAGGCGCTGGCGCTGTTCGTGTTCCTGTTCCTGGCCAACGTCATCTCGGCGGTGCCGCTGGTGAGCTACCTGATCGCCCCCCAGCGCACGGCCGCCCGGGTGCAGGCGTTCAACACCTGGATCCGGGCCCGCACCCGGTGGCAGGCCGCGCTGGTCCTCGGCGTGGTGGGCACCATCCTGCTGGTCGCCGGGATCGCCAGCCTCTGA
- a CDS encoding glycosyltransferase — MKFAVAVHGTRGDIEPCAAVALELVRRGHQVQMAVPPNLVGFVESAGLGPALPYGVDSQKQIEAEVFTDWWKVGNPISVFRQAREYVSDGWAQMNEALTTISEGADLILTGTTYQEVAANVAEYRHVPLAALHYFPCRPNSHTLPVPVPGPLLGPAWSVVEWGHWRLYKSAEDDQRRTLGLAKATTRGVRRIVDGGALEIQAYDPVFFPGLSEEWSGKRPLIGSLTMALPTAVDDAVGSWIGAGSPPIYFGWGSMPVDSPADAVAMITDVCAELGERALICTGVWDVADVPDTDQVKVVASVNHSAVFPLCRAIVHHGGAGTTSASVRSGVPTLILWVGADQPVWANQVSRLKVGAARRFTATTKDTLLTDLKTVLAPEYAARARAVAARMTPPSASVATAADLLEAAARKHRGG; from the coding sequence ATGAAATTCGCCGTGGCGGTCCACGGGACGCGGGGGGATATCGAACCCTGTGCCGCCGTTGCCCTCGAACTCGTGCGCCGCGGCCACCAGGTCCAGATGGCGGTACCGCCCAACCTGGTCGGCTTCGTCGAGTCCGCCGGGCTGGGGCCGGCCCTGCCCTACGGGGTGGACTCCCAGAAGCAGATCGAAGCCGAGGTGTTCACCGACTGGTGGAAGGTCGGCAACCCGATCTCGGTGTTCCGTCAGGCCCGGGAGTACGTCAGCGACGGCTGGGCGCAGATGAACGAGGCGCTGACCACCATCTCCGAGGGCGCCGACCTGATCCTGACCGGCACCACCTACCAGGAGGTCGCGGCCAACGTCGCCGAGTACCGGCACGTCCCGCTGGCCGCCCTGCACTACTTCCCGTGCCGCCCCAACAGTCACACCCTGCCCGTTCCGGTTCCCGGCCCGCTGCTGGGGCCGGCCTGGTCCGTCGTCGAGTGGGGCCACTGGCGGTTGTACAAGAGCGCCGAGGACGACCAGCGTCGCACCCTGGGGTTGGCCAAGGCGACGACCCGCGGCGTCCGGCGCATTGTCGACGGCGGCGCCCTGGAGATCCAGGCCTACGACCCGGTGTTCTTTCCGGGACTCTCCGAGGAGTGGTCGGGCAAGCGCCCGCTGATCGGCTCCCTGACGATGGCGCTGCCGACCGCGGTCGATGACGCCGTCGGCTCCTGGATCGGCGCCGGCTCACCACCGATTTACTTCGGCTGGGGCAGCATGCCCGTCGACTCCCCCGCCGACGCCGTCGCGATGATCACCGACGTCTGCGCCGAACTCGGTGAGCGCGCGCTGATCTGCACCGGCGTGTGGGACGTCGCCGACGTTCCGGACACCGACCAGGTGAAGGTCGTGGCGTCGGTGAACCATTCCGCGGTGTTCCCGCTGTGCCGGGCCATCGTCCACCATGGCGGCGCCGGCACCACATCGGCCAGCGTCCGCTCCGGTGTCCCCACCCTGATCCTGTGGGTCGGGGCCGATCAGCCGGTCTGGGCAAATCAGGTGTCACGGCTGAAAGTCGGCGCGGCCCGACGGTTCACGGCGACCACCAAAGACACCCTGCTCACCGACCTGAAGACCGTTCTCGCACCGGAATACGCCGCCCGGGCTCGGGCCGTCGCGGCCCGGATGACACCGCCGTCGGCCAGCGTGGCCACCGCCGCCGACCTGCTGGAAGCGGCCGCCCGCAAACACCGCGGCGGCTAG